The following proteins are encoded in a genomic region of Cellulomonas sp. ES6:
- a CDS encoding GH1 family beta-glucosidase: MPTTRPSGRQFPADFLWGSATASYQIEGAATEGGRGPSIWDTFSARPGAVLNGDTGDVAADHYHRVPEDVALMQQLGLQAYRLSIAWPRVQPDGSGAWNDEGIAFYVDLVDRLVEAGIAPVVTLYHWDLPQALEDAGGWGNRDTAYRFAEYARKMAEVLGDKVTVWTTLNEPWCSSYLGYASGVHAPGRTEPATALAAVHHLNLAHGLAARAVRDVLGDAAQISITLNLHVTRAASDAPEDVAAKRQVDLVANEVFLQPLLEGRYPQEVLPQTAHLTDWSFVQDGDLELIRVPIDLLGVNYYSTGKVQRLQGEPVVGDGTPGPDGHKSSVVSPWVGCDDVEWLPLPGPHTAMGWNIEPEGLTELLLDLHRRYPGLPMAVTENGAAFYDEVSADGRVHDLPRVEYLHDHIDAVGAAMDAGADVRGYFVWSLMDNFEWAYGYDRRFGIIRVDYPTGERTLKDSALWYRDLVATRTIAPAETAATLS; the protein is encoded by the coding sequence ATGCCGACCACCCGTCCGTCCGGACGACAGTTCCCCGCCGACTTCCTGTGGGGCTCCGCCACCGCCTCGTACCAGATCGAGGGCGCCGCCACCGAGGGCGGGCGCGGCCCGTCCATCTGGGACACGTTCTCCGCGCGCCCCGGCGCCGTGCTGAACGGCGACACCGGCGACGTCGCCGCCGACCACTACCACCGGGTGCCCGAGGACGTCGCGCTCATGCAGCAGCTCGGCCTCCAGGCGTACCGCCTGTCCATCGCCTGGCCGCGCGTCCAGCCGGACGGCTCCGGCGCGTGGAACGACGAGGGCATCGCGTTCTACGTCGACCTGGTGGACCGTCTCGTCGAGGCCGGGATCGCCCCCGTCGTGACCCTGTACCACTGGGACCTGCCGCAGGCCCTCGAGGACGCCGGCGGCTGGGGCAACCGCGACACCGCCTACCGGTTCGCCGAGTACGCCCGGAAGATGGCCGAGGTGCTCGGCGACAAGGTCACGGTCTGGACGACGCTCAACGAGCCGTGGTGCTCGTCCTACCTCGGCTACGCCTCCGGCGTCCACGCCCCGGGCCGCACCGAGCCGGCCACCGCGCTCGCCGCGGTGCACCACCTCAACCTCGCGCACGGCCTCGCCGCGCGCGCCGTGCGGGACGTGCTCGGCGACGCCGCGCAGATCTCCATCACCCTGAACCTCCACGTGACCCGCGCGGCCTCCGACGCCCCCGAGGACGTCGCCGCCAAGCGCCAGGTCGACCTGGTGGCCAACGAGGTGTTCCTGCAGCCGCTGCTCGAGGGCCGCTACCCGCAGGAGGTCCTGCCCCAGACCGCGCACCTCACCGACTGGTCGTTCGTGCAGGACGGCGACCTGGAGCTGATCCGCGTGCCCATCGACCTGCTGGGCGTCAACTACTACTCCACCGGCAAGGTGCAGCGCCTCCAGGGCGAGCCGGTCGTCGGCGACGGCACCCCCGGTCCCGACGGCCACAAGTCCTCGGTCGTCAGCCCGTGGGTCGGCTGCGACGACGTCGAGTGGCTGCCGCTGCCCGGCCCGCACACGGCCATGGGCTGGAACATCGAGCCCGAGGGCCTCACCGAGCTGCTGCTCGACCTGCACCGCCGCTACCCGGGCCTGCCCATGGCGGTCACCGAGAACGGCGCCGCGTTCTACGACGAGGTGTCCGCCGACGGCCGGGTGCACGACCTGCCGCGCGTCGAGTACCTGCACGACCACATCGACGCCGTGGGCGCCGCGATGGACGCCGGCGCCGACGTGCGCGGGTACTTCGTCTGGTCGCTGATGGACAACTTCGAGTGGGCGTACGGCTACGACCGCCGCTTCGGCATCATCCGCGTCGACTACCCGACGGGCGAGCGCACCCTGAAGGACTCCGCGCTCTGGTACCGCGACCTCGTCGCGACCCGGACGATCGCGCCGGCGGAGACGGCCGCCACCCTGTCCTGA
- a CDS encoding alpha/beta hydrolase has protein sequence MTTDAASTAIRSLTVLPAHREDVELHTADGLTLVGELALPVHPDGTPRTPAATLVTLHPLPTHGGYMDSHVLRKAAWRLPALADIAVLRFNTRGTSSPRGTSQGSFDEGRSEKLDVHAAIELAEFRDLPHPWLVGWSFGTELALMHGLDPAVEGAVLLSPPLHRATDADLDAWDADGKPLVVLVPEHDDYLRPAEARERFARVHQAEVIGVDGAKHLWVGEAYVRRVLDEVVRHVRPGFPVPLPTTWDGPSEQAATGAPEEDA, from the coding sequence ATGACCACCGACGCCGCCTCCACCGCCATCCGCTCGCTGACCGTCCTGCCCGCGCACCGCGAGGACGTCGAGCTGCACACCGCCGACGGCCTCACGCTCGTCGGCGAGCTCGCCCTCCCCGTCCACCCCGACGGGACCCCCAGGACGCCCGCCGCGACGCTGGTCACCCTGCACCCGCTGCCGACCCACGGCGGCTACATGGACTCGCACGTGCTGCGCAAGGCCGCCTGGCGCCTGCCGGCCCTCGCGGACATCGCGGTGCTGCGGTTCAACACCCGCGGCACGTCCAGCCCCCGTGGCACCTCGCAGGGGTCGTTCGACGAGGGCCGGTCGGAGAAGCTCGACGTGCACGCCGCCATCGAGCTCGCCGAGTTCCGCGACCTGCCGCACCCCTGGCTCGTCGGGTGGTCCTTCGGCACGGAGCTCGCGCTCATGCACGGCCTCGACCCGGCGGTCGAGGGCGCCGTGCTGCTGTCCCCGCCGCTGCACCGCGCCACCGACGCGGACCTCGACGCCTGGGACGCCGACGGGAAGCCGCTCGTCGTCCTGGTGCCCGAGCACGACGACTACCTGCGCCCCGCCGAGGCCCGCGAGCGGTTCGCGCGCGTGCACCAGGCCGAGGTCATCGGCGTCGACGGCGCGAAGCACCTGTGGGTGGGGGAGGCGTACGTCCGCCGCGTGCTCGACGAGGTCGTCCGGCACGTCCGGCCCGGCTTCCCCGTGCCCCTGCCGACCACGTGGGACGGCCCGAGCGAGCAGGCCGCCACCGGCGCCCCCGAGGAGGACGCATGA
- a CDS encoding alpha/beta hydrolase has protein sequence MTHTPRATAVVHALRPGTGLPLVLLHAFPLDHRMWEDAAALLPGAPHGAAAQPVLALDLPGLGAAQGVPLPDPSLDASADAVAAALARAGHDRAVVAGLSMGGYVALAVLERHPGLVAGLGLLDTKAGADTEEARANRLRIADAVESAGTVDEVLPMADALLGRAARDRGTADRVRAWIGAQPPAGVAWSQRAMAARPDRTALLEEFTGPALVLVGEEDQPTPVAEARRTAGLLGVEPVVVPGAGHLTAVETPGAVAAALAELLARAAAGR, from the coding sequence ATGACGCACACCCCGCGCGCGACCGCCGTCGTCCACGCGCTGCGACCCGGGACCGGCCTGCCGCTGGTCCTGCTGCACGCCTTCCCGCTCGACCACCGGATGTGGGAGGACGCCGCCGCGCTGCTGCCCGGCGCCCCGCACGGTGCCGCCGCGCAGCCCGTGCTCGCGCTCGACCTGCCGGGCCTCGGCGCCGCGCAGGGCGTGCCGCTGCCCGACCCGTCGCTCGACGCGTCCGCCGACGCCGTCGCCGCGGCGCTCGCCCGGGCCGGTCACGACCGCGCCGTGGTCGCCGGCCTGTCCATGGGTGGCTACGTCGCCCTGGCGGTCCTCGAGCGGCACCCCGGCCTGGTCGCCGGGCTCGGGCTGCTCGACACCAAGGCCGGCGCCGACACCGAGGAGGCCCGCGCCAACCGGCTGCGCATCGCCGACGCCGTCGAGTCCGCGGGGACGGTCGACGAGGTGCTCCCCATGGCCGACGCGCTGCTCGGGCGGGCCGCCCGGGACCGCGGGACGGCGGACCGGGTGCGCGCGTGGATCGGGGCCCAGCCTCCGGCCGGTGTCGCGTGGTCCCAGCGGGCGATGGCGGCCCGCCCCGACCGGACGGCGCTGCTCGAGGAGTTCACGGGGCCGGCCCTCGTGCTGGTCGGCGAGGAGGACCAGCCGACGCCCGTGGCCGAGGCGCGCCGGACCGCGGGGCTCCTCGGCGTCGAGCCCGTCGTCGTCCCGGGAGCCGGGCACCTCACGGCGGTCGAGACCCCCGGCGCGGTCGCGGCCGCCCTCGCGGAGCTCCTCGCACGGGCGGCCGCCGGGCGCTGA